Genomic window (Luteolibacter sp. Y139):
AAGGTGGAGGAGATCGTCCTGCGTTTCCTCGACGACAAGTTCGCGCACATCGCGAGTGGCGGAGCTTGAGAAAGGCAGCGGAATCATGACGACTCCACTCGAAGATCTTTCCGCCGCGTCGTTCGAGCCGCACATCGGGGCGGAGTTCACCGTGGAGTCGGGTGGCACTGCCGTCACGTTGCGTCTGGATTCGGTTCGCCTTCTCGGCCACCGTCGGCCGGAAGCTATTCGCGATCCTTTCTCGCTGGGCTTCGTGGGTCCCCAGGGACTGCGCCTGCCGCAAGAGATCTATCAGTTCTCCCGCGAGGGTTTCGGAGTAGCCGGAATCTTCATCACCCAAACCGGCGACGGCGCGCGCGGTTCAGAGTTCGAGGCCATCTTTACGTGACGTCTTTTGCTCCGGCGGTCCAGCCGAGCAGCAGGTAAACGCCCTTGTCTTCGATCAGTTGGAAGCCGAGCCGGTCATACAGCTTCAGGGCTGGATTCATCCGCTCGACATGGATCGAGAGCAGCTTTCCGGACGCTGCGGCTTCTTGTTGCAACTCTTCTAACAGACGCGTGCCGATGCCCTTGCCGCGGTGGCCGGGCAGCAGTGTGATGTCCATGATGCGGATCTCGCGCGGCCAGCGGTCGACATACAGCCGCCCGACGGCGACGCCAGCGGACTCAATTACCTCAAACCTCGCCCCCGGATAGTGCTGGCGGTAGTGCGCGTCCTGGGCGTCGAATTGCATCCGGCAGAAGCCTGCCTTTTCCGCATCCGTCCAGCCCGTCGCCTCCAGCTCTTCAGCCCGTGTCGAGGCATAGACGTCCGCGAGAAAATCCCGGTCGCCATCGGTAACGGGGCGCAGGGCGAGGGGCTCCATGGACTGGGCGGACGTCAGACGCGACGGCAGCAGATGGCCTCCAGATAGAGCTTCTTGTCGCCGGGGCCGATGGGGGAGAGGAAGAGATCGAACTCGCCCAGCACCGGATGCTTGAGCGTGTGGATCGCACTCTCTACCGGGCTGCCCGCAGCGGCCGAAAACACCAGGGAGAAGGAAACGAAATCCCCCGGTGGTCCGGTGGTGGCAAAAATGTCACCGACGTTCTCCAAGCGGCATGTCGTGCCAGCCGCAGCGAGTTGGAAATCGGATCCGACATGCGGTGCAAACCGCTTGTGGCTGTATTCGCCGGGAACTTCGGACTCCTCCAAAGCCTTGTACTTCGCCACCACAGCGTCGTTTACAGGCGGGCGCACGATGCCAGCGGCACTATTTGCGGGCGTTTCGGAGTTTTTAGGCCAGCCAAGATAGCAGGCGACACCACCGAGGGCTGCCGTGCCACCCAATCCAAGCAAACGCCGGCGAGTCAATGAAGGGGAGGAAGCGTCGGAATTTTTCATGAGCGGCTCTGGGTTCGGAATAGCAGTTGCATCCTGCGCTTACAATCAAAGATACTTGAAATTCATGAAGACTCCAGATATCGGCTGGACGGGTATCATCAATGCCTGTTAGGGAACCGCCGCTATCCGCTTTTTCCGGATCCGGCGTCCCTTCCCAATTTCTCCCGCCGATACCATGGCCGAACCTTTCCTGAGTGAGATCCGCATCATGTCGTTCGCGTTCGCTCCCAAAGGGTGGGCGATGTGCAACGGCCAATTGCTGCCCATCAACCAGAACCAAGGCCTGTTCTCACTGCTTGGCACCACCTTCGGCGGCGACGGCCGGGTGAACTTCGGCCTGCCCAACAACCAAGGTCGCACCCCGATTCACGTCGGCGGCGGGCACACGCTTGGCGAAAAGGCCGGGGAGCAGGCGCACACGCTCAGCATCTCCGAAATCCCGACGCACACTCACGTGCTTCAAGGCAGCTCTGCCAATGCGACCGGCCCCGCGCCGGCCACCGCTGTCCTCGCCGGCGCGTCGAACGTCTATGCGCCTCCGACGAACCTTACCTCTCTCCATCCCGGCAGCGTCACGAACGTCGGCGGCAGCCAAGCTCACCTGAACATGCAGCCGTTCCTCACGCTGAACTTCTGCATCGCCCTGCAGGGCATTTTCCCATCTCCCACCTGATCACCCATGGCTCAACCTTATGTTGGTGAGATCCGCATGTTTGCGGGCAATTTCGCCCCCGCCGGCTGGCAGTTTTGCGAGGGGCAGCTTCTGCCGATCTCGGAATATGAAACGCTGTTCCAATTGATTGGCACCACCTACGGCGGCGATGGCGAGAGCACCTTTGCGATGCCCGACATGCGCGGACGGATCCCGATTCACCAGGGAAACAGCTTCATCCTCGCCGAGACCGGTGGGGCGGAGGAGATCACCCTGACGGTGAATCAGATCCCCGCCCACAGTCACCCGCTGCTGGCATCGACCAGCCCCGGTTCGCAGAACAGCCCGGCAGGTCATCTGACGGCGGAGTCACCCAATATCAGCCTCTACATTGAGGATGCACCGGCGGGGCTCATGAACGCTTCCGCGATCACATCGACCGGTGGAAGCCAGCCGCATACGAACTTCCAGCCGTATCTTTGCATCAATTTCATCATCTCGCTCTTCGGCATCTTCCCGTCTCCCACCTGATCCACCCATGGCTGATCCCTTCGTCGCCGAAATCCGTATCTTTCCCTTTAACTTCGCGCCGCGGGGTTGGGCATGGTGCGACGGGCAAATTCTGCCGCTCTCGCAGAATACCGCGTTGTTTTCGCTCCTTGGCACCACCTACGGAGGCAACGGGAAGAGCAACTTCGCGCTGCCCGACCTGCAAGGTCGCGCGCCGATGCATCCCGGCCAGGGCCCGGGCCTTTCCCTGCATGATCTGGGAGAAACGGGCGGCTCGGACACGGTAACCTTGCTCGAGTCGGAAATCCCGTCCCACACGCACACGCTCCGCGCGTCGACCGATGACGCTGATCTCAAGGCTCCCACGCCTGCCCGTTCGCTGGCCCGCTCCACCGGGGGCTTTACCAATCAGCAGAATCCACCGGGGGGAAATCTCGTCCAGATGGCACCGCAAGCACTCGCGCCAGCCGGCGGCGATGCTCCGCACAATAACATGATGCCATACCTGACCTTCTATTTCTGCATCGCCCTGCAGGGGGTGTTCCCGCCGCGCACCTGACCGTTGCCTGGCACCCATCTCTTTTCCTGTTCGCTTCACCCTTTCGAATTACCGACATGTTCCGGTCCCTCCCCATCGCGGTTGCCGCGTTTTCGCTGCTTGGCGGATCCATGCAGCGGCTCGCCGCCCAAACTCCTGACGTCAAAGCGACGCTGACGGACACGACGCCGGCGGCGACCAAGAAGAATCCGGGAGATGCCATCAATTACCGGGTCACGGTCACGAATGCCGCGACCGCCACGGGAAATGCCAACAATCCGATAGTCAGCCTGCCGACGCCCGCGGGGACCACCATCGTGGCGGGATCGGTGAACATGTCGCCCCTGGTGTTCGATGAGAGTTACAATACGCTCCCGAACACGCAACTGGTCATCGACTCCAGCCACGGCGTGGCGTGGAACGACGTCGACGACAAGGGTTCGCTGACAGTGGTGAATGCAACCCGACTGGACGGCACCGGGACCACCAACGCGAATCCGGGGACGCTGGTGGTCGCTGGGAATGGAAGTTTCACCTACACTCCGGGTGTGGGTGCGACGGGTTCCGAGCGCTTCCAGTATTACCTGAGGGACAGCGACAATGTCCTGAGCGTCTCGCCGGGGATCGTGACCTTCTCCCTTACCGGTCCACGGATCTGGTTTGTCCAGGCCGGGGCTGCTGCGGGAGGAAACGGCCAGAGCCAGTCGCCTTTCAATACGCCGGCGGCTGCTTCCACGGCGGCGACGGGGACGGACATGATCTATGTGCTCGGGAGTGCCAGCCCCTTGAATGGTCAGTCCACCTTGGAAGATGGCCAGGAACTGCGCGGGCAGGGTGTGGAACTCAGCGTGGCGACCGGCCATCCCTCCTTTCCCGCTTCGCCCCCACTCGTGATCTTCCCGGCGACGACAGCACCGGTGCTGACGAATACGGGCGGAGACATCGTTAGCCTCGCGGCGGGCTCCGCCACCAAGACGATTTCGGGAGTGAACCTGGGCACTCGCACCGGCTCGGCCATTACGGGTTCGGGGTTCGGCACCTTGGCGGTGGGCAGCTTGGTTTCCACGAGCGGCTCGGGACAGGTATTGGGACTCACCAATGGAGCCCTCGGCGGCACGTTTGCATCTCTTTCGACCACTTCGGCGGGTACGGCGATCGGCCTGACGACCATCACCGGTTCGCTCAATGCGACCACGGTAAGCATGACCGGTGTCACCGGTGACCTCTTCAACATCAATGGCGGCACCGTGACGCTCGGTCTCCCGGCCAACTACGCCTTCAGCGGCACCACTGGAACGGGTCGCTCCCTGAACATCAGCAACCGCGGCGCGGGTGGCAACCTCACCTTCAATAACAAGATCATCAACACCGGCGCCGGCATCCTGCTGGACAACAATGACGCCGCAACGATCACCTTCCGCAGCCTGAACCTCACCACCGCCACGAACACGGCGTTCAGCGCCATCAACGGCGGCACGGTGGTGGTCACCAACGCTCTGACCGACGGCATCGACAACGATGGCGACGGCACTACCGACGAAGCTGACGAGGCGAACATCATCACGACGACCACCGGGACCGCGCTCAACGTCACGGGCACGAACATCGGGGCCGGTGGAATGACCTTCAGGAGCATCTCGGCAGGCACGGCTGCTTCCGGGCCGGCGAATGGCATCGTCCTGAACACCACCGGCAACAGCGGCGGCCTGACCGTGACCGGCGACGGCGGTGGGTCGAACAACGGTTCGGGCGGAACGATCCAGAGGACGTCCGGAGCCGGTCTGAGCTTCACCTCTGCTTCGAATGTGAGCCTGGGTTACATGAATATCCAGGACTCCGCTGACGACGGGATCAGCGGCACGTCCGTCACCGGGTTCACCATGAACCGGTGCAACGTCACCAACAACGGCAACGCCGTGAACGAGGATGGCGTCGATTTCGGAGGCTCGGGAACCGTCACGCCGAACGGATTGTTCGGATCGGCCAACGTCACCAACTCCTCTTTCACCGGGAACTACTACAACCAGTTCACCGTGCGGAACAGCAGCGGCACCGTCGGCCTGGCGGTCACCGGATGCACCTTCAACGGCAGGGCTGCGGAGAACAATAACAACGACGGCCTGTTCCTCGAGGTGCTGTCGTCGGCCACCATCACGGCGAATGCGCAGAGTTCGTCCTTCTCCGCAAACAAAGGCGACCATTTCCAAGCGTCCGCCTCCAACAGCGGCAACCTCAACGTCACATTCAAGTCGAACACCCTCACGGGCGGCCACTCCAGCGCCCTGGGACAAGGCATCACCATCAATGCGGCCACTGGCCTGGCATTTGGTGGCTACACCGGCACCGTCAACTACGACATCGACGGCAATACGATCAATGGGTCCATCCTGAGCGCGATCACGGTCAACCTGGGAACCTCGAATCCACCGGCGTTGTTCAACGGATTCATCCGCAACAACGTGATCGGCACCACGGGCCAGACGAACTCCGGATCCACCCAGGGATACGGCATCGCTTGGGACGCTCATGGCAAGGGCACGCACACCTCGTCGGTAACCGGCAACACCGTCCGCGAAGCCTTTGACCGCGGCATGGGCGTGCTCATCAACGACGGCAGCCCGGTCGTCAATCTCACCATCACCGGCAACAACCTCAGGCCCACGGCGAACGATCCGAACGGATCGCGGGAGGCCATCGAGTTCAACATTGCCTCCACCAGCACGAACGTCTTCGGCGAAGTGGATGCGCCCACGACGCGGGTGAACCTTTCGGGCAATACGCTGGTCGGCGGCGCGTCCAAGAATGGCGACATTCGCATGCGCCAGCGCTTCCGTTCACGGGTCGAGATGCCTTCCTTCAACAACGGTGGCGATCCGTTCAACACCGCCAATGTCATCAGCTTCCTCCAGACCAACAATGCCCCGGCGACTGCCACGGCCACAGCGAGCAATGATGCTTCCGTCACCACCGATGGCTATTTCGGCGGCCCGGTGTCTACACCGGGATCGGTGCCGCTGCCGCTACTGTTCGCTCCTGCCGAAACGGCGAGCGTGATGCCGGTTGAGCCGCAATCGACAGACACGGTGGCGTTGGCCGAGCCGGTGGTGCAGACGACCACGGAGGACGTTCCTGCTCCGGCACCGCGGCAAGAGATCGAACCCATCACCCAAGCGGAACTGGATCGCATGGTCGCCTTGGCGCGCGAGCGTTGGGAAGCAGCGGGCCTGAGCGGGGAGCAAACCGCCGCTCTCGATGGGCTGACCTTTGAAGTGACCGACCTGCCGGGTTGGCACTTGGGCGAGGCCGGCGGAAAGAAGGTGCGTATCGACCGTGATGCGGGTGGCAACGGATGGTTCGTGGACAGCACGCCCGCCGAAGACAGCGAGTTCACCAGCGAAGGTGGACGACTGATGGCGAAGGCGGGATCGGAGGTCCGGAGCGATGTGACCGGACGCGTGGACCTTCTGACGACCGTCTTGCATGAGATGGGTCACACGATCGGTCTCTGCGATGCCTATGTCGGCGAGCAGCGGAACGGCGTGATGTATGGCTTCCTGACCAAGGGAGAGCGCCGCTTGCCGAAAAAGGGCGAGGCTGCGGGAGCGGTACCGCATGACCATGAGACGCCGCATTATCTGGATGCCCCGCTCGGCCTGCCGGTGGGATACCAGAACCTGCCACCGGGCAAGGGATTCCGGATCTACTATCAGGTGACGGTCAACAACCCGCTCACCGTGGCACCGATCTCGAGCCAGGGAACCGTGAC
Coding sequences:
- a CDS encoding DUF6916 family protein is translated as MTTPLEDLSAASFEPHIGAEFTVESGGTAVTLRLDSVRLLGHRRPEAIRDPFSLGFVGPQGLRLPQEIYQFSREGFGVAGIFITQTGDGARGSEFEAIFT
- a CDS encoding GNAT family N-acetyltransferase — its product is MEPLALRPVTDGDRDFLADVYASTRAEELEATGWTDAEKAGFCRMQFDAQDAHYRQHYPGARFEVIESAGVAVGRLYVDRWPREIRIMDITLLPGHRGKGIGTRLLEELQQEAAASGKLLSIHVERMNPALKLYDRLGFQLIEDKGVYLLLGWTAGAKDVT
- a CDS encoding phage tail protein gives rise to the protein MADPFVAEIRIFPFNFAPRGWAWCDGQILPLSQNTALFSLLGTTYGGNGKSNFALPDLQGRAPMHPGQGPGLSLHDLGETGGSDTVTLLESEIPSHTHTLRASTDDADLKAPTPARSLARSTGGFTNQQNPPGGNLVQMAPQALAPAGGDAPHNNMMPYLTFYFCIALQGVFPPRT
- a CDS encoding phage tail protein; amino-acid sequence: MAEPFLSEIRIMSFAFAPKGWAMCNGQLLPINQNQGLFSLLGTTFGGDGRVNFGLPNNQGRTPIHVGGGHTLGEKAGEQAHTLSISEIPTHTHVLQGSSANATGPAPATAVLAGASNVYAPPTNLTSLHPGSVTNVGGSQAHLNMQPFLTLNFCIALQGIFPSPT
- a CDS encoding DUF6916 family protein, whose product is MRPPVNDAVVAKYKALEESEVPGEYSHKRFAPHVGSDFQLAAAGTTCRLENVGDIFATTGPPGDFVSFSLVFSAAAGSPVESAIHTLKHPVLGEFDLFLSPIGPGDKKLYLEAICCRRV
- a CDS encoding phage tail protein — its product is MAQPYVGEIRMFAGNFAPAGWQFCEGQLLPISEYETLFQLIGTTYGGDGESTFAMPDMRGRIPIHQGNSFILAETGGAEEITLTVNQIPAHSHPLLASTSPGSQNSPAGHLTAESPNISLYIEDAPAGLMNASAITSTGGSQPHTNFQPYLCINFIISLFGIFPSPT